In the Paenibacillus sp. genome, CGAGAACGAGGCGTACCAAGCGGAAGTCACCCGTCTTCAAGATCCTGAATATATTGAGCAGAAAGTACGCAAAGATTTCGGCATGTCTCGCCCGGGCGACAAAGTGTTCGCACCGCCGGCGGAATAATGTCCATTGCCGAAAGTTTGCGGATTCTGTATAATTCAGCTAATCCATTTATGCGATCATCGAGGGAGGAACAGGTTCTTTTATGTCAACCATTGAAGTTGGCGCTAAGCTGGAAGGGAAAGTAACGGGAATTACCCATTTCGGCGCTTTCGTCGAACTGCCCGGAGGCGTAACCGGTCTGGTGCACATTTCGGAAATCGCCGACAGCTACGTCAAGGACGTCAAAGATCACTTAAAGCTGGAAGACGTAGTCACGGTGAAAGTGATCAATGTGGACAAAGACGGGAAAATCGGGCTTTCGATCAAGAAAGCCGTCGATAAGCCTCCGGAGGCGCCGCGGCCGAGCTTCCACCGCGAAGGTCCGCGCGAAGGCGGCGGATACGGCGGCGGCGGCAGAGGCGGCTTCGGCGGCGGCCGGGGCGGCGATCGCCGGCAAGGCGGAGGATTCTCGGGCGGCGGACGCATGACTTTCGAGGACAAAATGTCCCGTTTCTTGAAGGACAGCGAAGAACGGATTTCCTCCCTTAAAAAGAATACGGAAGGCAAGCGCGGAGGGCGCGGCGCGAAACGCGTCTGACCCGGATAGCGCAGCCTTACGAAGACGAACCGCGAGGCCGATCAGGCCTCGCGGTTTTTTGCGTTTCCGAAAAATATACCTTTATTTTTCTTGAACATTTCGCGCGTACCCGCGCTTCTGACGGCATGCCGTTCGGTTCGACATCATCTTACGACAGCGCGGCGATACGAATCGACGGCAACCGGGGATCGCCTTCCGAGGCGATCCTGCCGAATCGCCCGCTTGCCAAGGCTCCGCGCGATCCGCCGGATTTGTCGGAAAAAAAATGAACCCTACCAACGCATTGTGACAAACTTTTTAATAGAGTTGTTCCTATAATGAAACCACTCATTTCTCCTGCGGAAGGAAATACGAATTAGGGGTGGCTTCGAACATGGAAAAGCGAAACGTAATGCAGCGCCTGGGCTGGGACGCCGCGGGCGCGACCGACCGATGGCGCCGTTCGGCGAAGACGTGGTTCATGCACAACCGGTTGGTGCAAGCGGCGGTAGGCAAGCGTTGGGCGTTCGTGTTGATGCTCGTCGCCTTCCTGCTCGGACGGGCGACGATCTTCGGGGAGCTCGCGCCGTTCGCGCTCGCGTTCCTCGCGGCGCTCGTCTATTTGCGGCCGGGGATGGCGCGCATGACGGCGGTCGCGCTGCTCGCGGGCAGCGCTTTCGCCCCGCATCTGCAGATCGGGACGATCGCCGGGCAGCTCGTCGTGTTCGGCCTGCTGCACAAGGGGCTGGCGCGTTATGAGAAAGCGGATCTATCGCATGCGCCAGTGCTTGTCTTCTTATCCGCGTTCACCGTCGGCTTGTTTACGGACATCGTCGCATCGAACTTGACGTGGTACGCGGTTATGATGACGTCCGTGGAGGCGGGGCTCAGCTGCGTGCTGACGCTTATCTTCCTCCAGGCGCTGCCGGTGTTCACGCTGACGCGGAAAAATTACCAGCTCCGCCACGAAGAAATCATTTGCCTCATCATTCTGCTCGCCTCCGTGATGACCGGAACGGTGCACTGGGAAGTCGGTTCCGT is a window encoding:
- a CDS encoding S1 domain-containing RNA-binding protein: MSTIEVGAKLEGKVTGITHFGAFVELPGGVTGLVHISEIADSYVKDVKDHLKLEDVVTVKVINVDKDGKIGLSIKKAVDKPPEAPRPSFHREGPREGGGYGGGGRGGFGGGRGGDRRQGGGFSGGGRMTFEDKMSRFLKDSEERISSLKKNTEGKRGGRGAKRV